From Phalacrocorax carbo chromosome 6, bPhaCar2.1, whole genome shotgun sequence, a single genomic window includes:
- the GNG12 gene encoding guanine nucleotide-binding protein G(I)/G(S)/G(O) subunit gamma-12, which yields MSGKTASTTNNIAQARRTVQQLRTEASIERIKVSKASADLMLYCEEHAKKDPLLMGIPASENPFKDKKTCILL from the exons ATGTCTGGCAAAACGGCAAGCACAACCAACAACATAGCCCAGGCCCGAAGGACTGTCCAGCAGTTAAGAACAGAAGCCTCAATAGAAAGAATAAAG GTGTCAAAAGCGTCAGCAGACCTAATGCTCTACTGTGAAGAACATGCCAAGAAAGATCCATTGCTAATGGGCATACCTGCTTCTGAGAACCCTTTCAAGGACAAGAAGACCTGCATTTTGTTAtag